A stretch of the Actinomyces qiguomingii genome encodes the following:
- a CDS encoding alpha/beta hydrolase codes for MSRRGLAGPFAAVAAACLALSACMPGNGSGGDAAASASPVHAPSAAPIPAGLETFYNQTVDWKDCEDDASFKCATVKVPLNYEEPSGQTIDLALKKLPSTSGNPIGSLLTNPGGPGGSGLEYVSQEGVFSDALRSAYDIIGFDPRGVGESTPLTCMSPQEIEQTAQAALEPGDAADAAEPQQEEMEEDSAQSSEQAAAELSARCEQYSPVPGIIDHMDTASVARDMDVLRALSADARLNYLGTSYGTYLGARYAEMFPANVGRMVLDSAQDPAQENADNVVDQAEAIEKSLHAYVEHCQSGDNCPLTGDVASGVEQIGQLIQKATATPLPSSVGEAVDGATLTKVLVDLMYDNSAWDILTAALTQAINNNDGSALAVIANPSLVDDETDPQELAQKDARDAANQHAITAVDCLDYPVRGNQAQWDAQAEEIKRVAPTLGAGLGYSDAFCKGWGHHTDHQPGEIRATGAAPILVVGITGDPATPYQWAQALAEQLDSARLLTVEGNGHGAYMRKGECVDNAIDAYLLRGELPEEGKTCVEEVKQY; via the coding sequence ATGAGTCGTAGAGGCCTCGCCGGTCCGTTTGCCGCCGTGGCCGCGGCCTGCCTGGCACTGTCCGCATGTATGCCCGGCAACGGCAGCGGCGGTGATGCGGCGGCGTCCGCCAGTCCTGTGCACGCCCCGAGCGCTGCGCCGATACCGGCCGGACTGGAGACCTTCTACAACCAGACCGTGGACTGGAAGGACTGTGAGGATGATGCCTCCTTCAAGTGCGCCACAGTGAAGGTCCCGCTGAACTATGAAGAGCCTTCGGGGCAGACCATCGACCTGGCTCTGAAGAAACTGCCTTCGACCTCGGGTAACCCCATCGGCTCGTTGCTGACCAACCCCGGTGGGCCCGGTGGCAGTGGCCTGGAGTACGTCTCCCAGGAGGGGGTCTTCTCCGACGCCCTGCGGTCGGCCTATGACATCATCGGTTTCGACCCGCGAGGGGTGGGCGAGTCCACGCCCCTTACCTGTATGAGCCCACAGGAGATCGAACAGACCGCCCAGGCGGCGCTGGAGCCCGGTGACGCGGCGGATGCCGCCGAGCCGCAGCAGGAGGAGATGGAGGAGGACTCCGCCCAGAGCTCCGAGCAGGCAGCGGCCGAATTGTCCGCCCGATGCGAGCAGTACTCGCCGGTCCCGGGGATCATCGACCATATGGACACGGCCTCGGTGGCACGTGACATGGATGTGCTGCGAGCGCTGTCGGCAGACGCCCGTCTGAACTACCTGGGCACCTCCTACGGCACCTACCTGGGCGCCCGCTACGCGGAGATGTTCCCGGCGAATGTGGGGCGCATGGTGTTGGACAGCGCCCAGGACCCCGCGCAGGAGAACGCCGACAACGTGGTGGATCAGGCCGAGGCCATTGAGAAGAGCCTGCACGCATATGTCGAGCACTGCCAGTCGGGCGACAACTGCCCCCTTACCGGCGACGTCGCCTCCGGTGTAGAGCAGATCGGACAGCTGATCCAGAAGGCCACCGCCACGCCGCTGCCCAGCAGCGTGGGGGAGGCCGTGGACGGCGCCACCTTGACCAAGGTGCTGGTCGACCTCATGTACGACAACAGCGCCTGGGACATTCTTACCGCGGCATTGACCCAGGCGATCAACAACAATGACGGCAGTGCCCTGGCGGTCATCGCCAACCCCTCGCTGGTTGATGATGAGACTGATCCCCAGGAGCTGGCACAAAAGGACGCACGGGATGCGGCGAATCAGCACGCCATCACCGCCGTCGACTGTCTGGACTACCCGGTTCGGGGTAACCAGGCGCAATGGGATGCTCAGGCGGAGGAGATCAAGCGGGTGGCGCCCACCCTGGGCGCTGGACTGGGGTACTCCGACGCGTTCTGCAAGGGCTGGGGGCACCACACCGATCACCAGCCCGGCGAGATCCGCGCCACGGGTGCGGCGCCGATCCTCGTCGTCGGCATCACCGGTGACCCGGCAACCCCGTATCAGTGGGCCCAGGCCCTGGCCGAGCAGCTCGACTCCGCCCGGCTGCTGACCGTGGAGGGCAACGGACACGGCGCCTACATGCGTAAGGGCGAGTGCGTGGACAACGCGATTGACGCCTACCTGCTGCGAGGAGAGCTGCCGGAGGAGGGCAAGACCTGCGTCGAAGAGGTCAAACAGTACTGA
- a CDS encoding AzlC family ABC transporter permease: MTTARDAARDAVPIVVGYITLGLAAGLLLVAAGLDWWWAPVWSVLIYSGTMQMLLVPLAGSGEPLAAIAASTLFVSGRHVFYGLGFPLNRVRGRAATRLYAIHAITDEVYALLASRDRTAMSGRYVVTVEAMSHSAWIVGTTAGALAGTGLAALIGERVELLGFVLTALFVVLAIENWRAHPDLAVLLSGFVAGAVGLAVGGSAALLSALGTLAVALVSLYLWRRHSGRAVATDTHAGAR, translated from the coding sequence ATGACGACGGCGCGCGATGCCGCCCGCGACGCCGTACCAATCGTCGTCGGCTATATAACGCTCGGTCTGGCAGCCGGATTGCTGCTGGTTGCCGCGGGCCTGGACTGGTGGTGGGCGCCGGTGTGGAGCGTGCTCATCTACTCGGGGACCATGCAGATGCTGCTGGTGCCGCTGGCCGGCTCCGGTGAGCCACTGGCCGCGATTGCGGCCTCCACGCTATTCGTCTCCGGTCGGCATGTCTTTTACGGGCTGGGATTCCCGCTGAATCGCGTCCGCGGTAGGGCAGCCACTCGCCTGTACGCGATCCATGCCATTACCGATGAGGTCTACGCCCTGCTGGCCTCGCGGGATCGCACAGCCATGAGCGGGCGCTACGTCGTTACCGTGGAGGCAATGAGCCATTCAGCCTGGATTGTCGGCACCACGGCAGGGGCGCTTGCGGGAACCGGGCTGGCCGCACTGATCGGTGAGCGCGTGGAGCTGCTCGGATTCGTGCTCACCGCACTGTTCGTTGTGCTGGCCATTGAGAACTGGCGGGCGCACCCGGATCTGGCCGTACTGTTGAGCGGTTTTGTAGCCGGCGCCGTCGGGCTGGCGGTGGGCGGCTCGGCCGCCCTGCTCAGCGCCCTGGGCACCCTCGCGGTCGCGCTCGTCTCCCTGTACCTGTGGCGGCGCCACTCCGGCCGCGCCGTCGCGACCGATACGCATGCGGGGGCGCGCTGA
- a CDS encoding branched-chain amino acid transporter permease, with amino-acid sequence MLTNSQLALTVAVVAAITFACRIAPFVLLRSRSRMPLLGFLGDAMPLGVMIVLVAYTLDGVSTTPSTWLPALAGIGTTAGLHLWRRAMGVSLIGGTAVYVAGSLLMT; translated from the coding sequence ATGCTCACCAATTCCCAACTGGCACTTACCGTGGCGGTGGTCGCCGCCATCACCTTCGCTTGTCGTATCGCGCCCTTCGTACTGCTGCGGAGTCGCAGCCGCATGCCGCTGCTCGGCTTCCTGGGGGACGCCATGCCACTGGGAGTCATGATCGTCCTGGTGGCCTACACCCTCGACGGCGTTAGCACCACACCGTCCACCTGGCTGCCTGCTTTGGCCGGCATCGGAACCACCGCCGGCCTGCACCTGTGGCGCCGCGCCATGGGCGTGTCGCTGATCGGCGGCACCGCCGTCTATGTGGCGGGCTCGCTCCTAATGACCTGA
- a CDS encoding class Ib ribonucleoside-diphosphate reductase assembly flavoprotein NrdI: protein MAPKIVYASKTGNVQTVVEQLGLLPEAIKIVDGTEHVDGEFVLFTYTVGKGQIPKPVRAFLESNPGIVAVVGSGSTAKSHIDTFNYAAKRVSETYEVPVIAKLDGAGTSEDLETIRAGLAAL from the coding sequence ATGGCTCCCAAAATCGTGTACGCGTCCAAGACCGGCAATGTGCAGACCGTGGTCGAGCAGCTCGGGCTGCTGCCCGAGGCCATTAAGATCGTGGATGGGACCGAGCATGTGGACGGCGAGTTCGTTCTGTTCACCTACACCGTCGGCAAGGGTCAGATACCTAAGCCGGTACGGGCATTCCTTGAATCGAACCCGGGAATTGTGGCGGTTGTGGGTAGCGGCAGCACGGCCAAGAGTCATATCGACACGTTCAATTACGCGGCGAAGCGCGTGAGTGAGACCTATGAGGTGCCGGTCATTGCCAAGTTGGACGGCGCGGGCACGAGCGAGGATCTTGAGACGATCCGTGCGGGTCTGGCGGCGCTCTAG
- a CDS encoding alpha/beta fold hydrolase, producing MRATVTRPGPWTHRHITAGGTRFHVVLAGPEAPLDTTGTAAGAPGHLVILLHGFPECWWTWRHVIPALADAGCRVAALDLRGFGGSDRPPSGYDLMTLARDVAAVVRALGHDHAAIVGAGLGGQVGWTLACLEPELTVGLIPIGAPHPLAVRSLPMRTVMGSTGQHLFFNIPLLPERSLQTTAGVERLLRSWAAPATRPLVTEAAEYYAALLSRPGAAHSALENTRRSTLTRAEIQVLNRPTTVPVLSVQGEFDPVQPARAHARDTHHVAGILQQVTIHGVGHFPQEEAPDRLVDVLLPFLTELARPAQQADAKTAPLPAERSPRTRRRPWRASFIRRPAGTARRRSRRTARSGGRGHDTPSSRAQ from the coding sequence GTGCGCGCCACCGTGACTCGTCCCGGCCCTTGGACCCACCGCCACATCACCGCCGGCGGAACCCGCTTTCATGTAGTCCTAGCCGGACCAGAGGCACCACTCGACACCACGGGGACCGCCGCGGGCGCACCGGGCCACCTGGTGATCCTGCTGCACGGTTTTCCCGAATGCTGGTGGACCTGGCGGCACGTAATCCCGGCCCTGGCGGACGCTGGCTGCCGCGTAGCCGCCCTTGATCTGCGCGGCTTCGGCGGCTCCGACCGCCCGCCGTCGGGTTACGACCTGATGACCCTGGCGCGCGATGTCGCCGCCGTGGTGCGGGCACTGGGACACGACCACGCGGCCATCGTCGGCGCGGGGCTGGGCGGTCAGGTCGGTTGGACGCTGGCGTGCCTGGAGCCGGAGCTGACGGTGGGTCTGATCCCCATAGGGGCTCCGCATCCACTCGCGGTGCGCTCCCTGCCCATGCGCACCGTCATGGGCTCAACCGGTCAGCACCTCTTCTTCAACATCCCTCTGCTGCCAGAACGCAGCCTGCAGACCACGGCGGGTGTCGAACGCCTCCTGCGGTCCTGGGCGGCCCCGGCCACGCGCCCATTGGTTACCGAGGCTGCCGAGTACTACGCCGCACTGCTGTCGCGCCCGGGCGCGGCACACTCAGCCTTGGAGAACACCCGCCGCTCCACCCTGACCCGCGCCGAGATCCAGGTTCTCAACCGGCCGACGACGGTGCCGGTGCTTTCCGTGCAGGGCGAGTTCGATCCGGTGCAGCCCGCCCGAGCCCATGCCCGTGACACTCATCACGTGGCCGGCATTCTGCAGCAGGTGACGATTCACGGCGTCGGGCACTTCCCGCAGGAGGAGGCGCCCGACAGGCTCGTAGACGTGCTGCTGCCCTTCCTCACCGAGCTGGCGCGGCCCGCCCAACAGGCGGACGCCAAGACCGCGCCGCTGCCCGCCGAACGATCACCGCGAACCCGTCGCAGGCCCTGGCGGGCCTCTTTCATACGCCGACCCGCGGGCACAGCCCGGCGGCGTTCAAGGCGCACTGCCCGCAGCGGGGGCCGCGGGCACGACACACCGTCCTCCCGTGCTCAATGA
- the nth gene encoding endonuclease III, whose amino-acid sequence MSYTGATADDCAAVVRRAAAVDDALTRLYPDAGCTLDHNGPFQLLVATVLSAQTTDARVNTITPALFARYPDAVALAGADRTDLEALLRPLGMQHTRAGRLIALGAELAAEYGGDVPADRDALVALPGVGRKTANVVLGNAFGVPAITVDTHVGRLSRRLGWTTASDPRAVEGDLTALWDPQRWTDGCHRLIEHGRTVCRARGPRCGQCALNAAGLCPRVGV is encoded by the coding sequence ATCTCATACACCGGTGCCACCGCCGATGATTGTGCCGCAGTCGTGCGGCGGGCCGCCGCCGTCGACGACGCCCTGACCCGCCTTTATCCGGACGCCGGCTGCACCCTGGACCACAACGGCCCGTTCCAGCTGCTGGTGGCCACGGTCCTGTCCGCGCAGACCACTGACGCCCGCGTCAATACGATAACTCCGGCTCTGTTCGCCCGTTATCCCGACGCCGTCGCCCTGGCGGGCGCCGATCGGACCGACCTGGAGGCTCTGCTGCGCCCCCTCGGCATGCAGCACACCCGCGCCGGCCGCCTGATCGCACTGGGGGCCGAGCTAGCGGCCGAATATGGCGGCGACGTCCCCGCCGACCGGGACGCCCTGGTGGCCCTGCCCGGGGTGGGAAGAAAGACCGCCAACGTGGTACTGGGGAACGCCTTCGGTGTGCCGGCCATAACCGTCGACACGCATGTGGGTCGGCTTTCGCGTCGCTTGGGTTGGACGACGGCGAGCGATCCCCGCGCCGTCGAAGGCGACCTGACCGCCCTATGGGATCCGCAGCGGTGGACCGATGGCTGTCACAGGCTCATTGAGCACGGGAGGACGGTGTGTCGTGCCCGCGGCCCCCGCTGCGGGCAGTGCGCCTTGAACGCCGCCGGGCTGTGCCCGCGGGTCGGCGTATGA
- a CDS encoding Crp/Fnr family transcriptional regulator codes for MEDSIISRIPLFEGMTSEEREELRNMMTQTTLRRGEILFNEGDPGDRLYILLSGKIKLGHASADGRENLLAVLGPGEVVGELTLFDPGPRSTTATAVAPTDLLALEHTQLMNFIETHPLLAKDMLRALAQRLRRTNTALADLVFSDVPGRVAKALLDLADRFGSTTEDGVHVPHDLTQEELAQLVGASRETVNKSLAEFVSRGWIRLEGRAVTLLDIDRLRRRAR; via the coding sequence GTGGAAGACAGCATCATCTCCAGAATCCCGCTCTTCGAGGGGATGACATCGGAGGAGCGAGAAGAGCTGCGCAACATGATGACGCAGACCACTTTGCGTCGCGGCGAGATCCTGTTCAATGAGGGCGACCCGGGCGACCGCCTGTACATCCTCCTTTCCGGCAAGATCAAGCTCGGGCACGCCTCGGCCGATGGTCGAGAGAACCTTTTGGCGGTGCTCGGCCCCGGGGAGGTCGTGGGTGAGTTGACGCTCTTCGACCCGGGCCCGCGCTCCACCACCGCCACCGCGGTCGCTCCGACCGATCTGCTGGCGCTGGAGCACACCCAACTCATGAATTTCATCGAGACCCACCCCCTGCTGGCCAAGGACATGCTGCGTGCCCTGGCCCAGCGTCTGCGCCGCACAAACACCGCGCTGGCGGACTTGGTCTTCTCCGATGTGCCCGGGCGCGTCGCCAAGGCCCTGCTGGACCTGGCGGACCGCTTCGGCTCCACCACTGAAGACGGCGTGCACGTGCCGCACGACCTCACCCAGGAGGAGCTGGCCCAGCTGGTGGGCGCCTCCCGGGAGACGGTCAACAAGTCACTGGCCGAATTCGTCTCCCGCGGCTGGATCCGCCTGGAGGGCCGCGCCGTCACGCTGCTCGATATCGATCGCCTGCGCCGTCGCGCCCGTTAA
- a CDS encoding DUF4177 domain-containing protein has protein sequence MTDTTSNAPGASKVTRWEYATIPLLVHATKQILDQWGADGWELVQVVPGPSGSENLVAYLKRPVA, from the coding sequence ATGACTGACACGACCAGTAACGCCCCCGGCGCCTCCAAGGTCACCAGGTGGGAGTACGCGACCATACCCCTGCTCGTGCATGCCACTAAGCAGATACTCGACCAGTGGGGCGCCGACGGCTGGGAGCTTGTGCAGGTGGTCCCCGGTCCCTCCGGCTCCGAGAATCTGGTCGCCTACCTCAAGCGGCCTGTGGCCTGA
- a CDS encoding WhiB family transcriptional regulator produces the protein MTSDQTWAARAACASVPPDRLFGKGAEQRDARSLCFTCPVRMECLAEALDSELSFGVWGGLTERERRALLRRFPEVTDWSEWLRREDDELVAEIHARRAPRILARVR, from the coding sequence ATGACGAGCGATCAGACCTGGGCGGCACGCGCCGCCTGCGCCAGCGTCCCGCCCGACCGGCTCTTTGGAAAGGGTGCCGAGCAGCGGGACGCCCGTTCGCTGTGCTTCACCTGCCCGGTGCGCATGGAGTGCCTGGCGGAGGCCTTGGACTCCGAGCTGAGTTTCGGGGTATGGGGAGGACTGACCGAGCGCGAGCGTCGGGCATTGCTGCGACGGTTCCCGGAGGTCACCGACTGGAGCGAGTGGCTGCGCCGTGAGGACGATGAGCTTGTGGCGGAGATCCATGCGCGCCGCGCACCCCGCATTCTAGCCCGCGTGCGGTAA